The proteins below are encoded in one region of Sporosarcina sp. FSL K6-1508:
- a CDS encoding SIMPL domain-containing protein: MTHQEQRNMTVTGIGNLTAAPDIAQIQLEVSTENDQLNHAQKENSYEMNQVIDSLLRLGIDRENIQTVSYNINPQYNYIDGEQVFKGYKVTNAITVKITAIDQVGSVIDVAVQNGANRVSNIQFHLEDEELYYQQALSLALKNALAKAQTIAETMQLHIDPTPLKIREEVTAEPATYRTFAAKEMSVSTPIEQGQITINATVKVQFQY; the protein is encoded by the coding sequence ATGACCCACCAAGAACAGCGCAATATGACTGTTACGGGAATTGGAAACCTTACAGCTGCGCCGGATATTGCTCAAATCCAGTTGGAGGTAAGTACCGAAAACGATCAACTTAATCATGCGCAAAAAGAAAATTCGTATGAAATGAATCAGGTCATCGATTCGTTACTGAGATTAGGCATAGACAGAGAGAATATTCAAACGGTTTCTTACAACATCAATCCGCAATATAACTATATAGATGGCGAACAAGTATTTAAAGGATACAAAGTTACAAATGCAATTACAGTAAAAATCACTGCTATTGATCAAGTCGGAAGTGTGATAGATGTGGCTGTTCAAAACGGGGCCAATCGAGTATCAAATATTCAGTTCCATTTAGAAGATGAAGAGCTTTATTATCAACAAGCATTGAGCCTGGCACTAAAAAACGCGTTAGCCAAAGCACAGACGATTGCCGAGACAATGCAGCTTCATATTGACCCTACACCGCTCAAGATTCGTGAAGAAGTGACAGCAGAACCCGCTACATATCGTACATTTGCCGCCAAAGAAATGAGTGTGTCTACACCGATCGAACAAGGGCAAATTACGATTAACGCTACTGTAAAAGTACAGTTTCAATATTGA
- a CDS encoding spore germination protein GerW family protein, translating to METGKAATYQSPIARIFDKFSRQQDVSLIYGEPISFKNKKVLPVAKINYIVGGGGGFSEESGNSSAGQGEGGGGHISVKPLGVYEIDSEKVKFRPIIDFKFTLTLVAVFTLGLVWLLKKTR from the coding sequence ATGGAGACCGGAAAAGCTGCTACTTATCAATCACCGATTGCAAGGATATTTGACAAGTTTTCGCGGCAACAAGACGTATCATTGATTTATGGTGAACCGATTAGTTTTAAAAATAAAAAAGTCCTTCCTGTAGCAAAGATCAATTATATTGTTGGTGGGGGTGGAGGATTTTCCGAGGAATCAGGAAATTCTTCAGCAGGCCAAGGGGAGGGAGGCGGAGGGCATATCTCCGTCAAGCCTTTAGGCGTTTATGAAATTGATTCGGAGAAAGTGAAATTCAGACCGATTATCGACTTCAAGTTCACCCTGACACTAGTTGCTGTTTTTACATTGGGCCTAGTTTGGCTATTGAAAAAGACTCGTTGA
- a CDS encoding NUDIX hydrolase, with the protein MLYRRKTYTIEPSMYETFTHLFHTYLLPNQLTHGAQLVGRWVNEEQTEIMAMWSYDNRVHYETVDAGIRASEMHVEAQNYRKSLTPLFISSNEDFFTSTGDYGQSKQIVAVSGCIVNEEGHVLLVRNNHRNDTYEMPGGRVEPGEMLKEAVKRVVREETGIHSEIGDRVGVYQNITSGIICMVFRGRAIAGKSVAQPPKTIDVQFVDFNKEQVGDWIKRPQFMSRVNNARISDSIAYESYEMRPYRLVEHS; encoded by the coding sequence ATGTTGTACCGCAGAAAAACATACACAATCGAACCATCGATGTACGAAACATTTACGCACTTATTTCACACCTATTTACTTCCGAATCAGCTGACGCATGGTGCGCAGCTGGTTGGACGGTGGGTCAATGAAGAACAGACGGAGATCATGGCAATGTGGTCATACGATAATAGGGTTCATTACGAGACAGTGGACGCTGGCATTCGGGCATCGGAAATGCATGTTGAAGCACAAAACTATCGGAAATCGTTAACTCCATTATTCATTTCATCAAACGAAGATTTTTTCACTTCGACTGGAGATTACGGACAATCTAAACAGATTGTTGCTGTTAGTGGCTGCATTGTAAATGAGGAAGGACACGTATTGCTTGTACGGAACAATCATCGGAATGATACATATGAAATGCCAGGCGGACGGGTTGAGCCAGGTGAAATGTTGAAAGAAGCGGTTAAACGAGTGGTGCGGGAAGAAACCGGTATCCACTCTGAAATAGGTGATAGGGTCGGAGTTTATCAAAATATCACGTCAGGCATCATCTGCATGGTTTTCCGTGGAAGAGCAATAGCTGGTAAATCTGTTGCGCAACCTCCCAAAACGATTGACGTACAATTTGTCGACTTTAATAAAGAACAGGTAGGAGATTGGATTAAACGTCCGCAATTTATGTCTAGAGTGAATAATGCTCGAATTAGCGATTCGATTGCTTATGAAAGTTATGAAATGAGGCCTTACCGATTGGTTGAACATTCATGA